CCCGGCTCCGCAGCCATGTCATCGTGGGTCCCCACACTGAGATCGGTGAGGACAATGTGCTCTACCCGCACTGCGCGGTGGGCATGGAGCCCCAGGACCTGAAGTACCGGGGCGGCCCCACCCGCCTGGTGGTGGGGGATCGGAACACCATCCGGGAGAATGCCACCATCCACCGGGGCACCGAGGATGGCGGTGGGATCACCCGCGTGGGCAGCGACAACCTGCTGCAGGTGGGCGCTCACATCGCCCACGACTGCCAGGTGGGGAGCGGCTGCATCCTGGCCCAGGTCAGCAGTCTGGCCGGTCACGTCACCATGGGCGACGGTTGCATCCTGGGCGCCTACTCTGCCATTCACCAGTTCTGCCGCATGGGCGACCATGCCTTCACCGGGGCATACACCGTGCTCACCATGGACGTACTGCCCTACATGAAGACCGTGGGCACCCGTGAGGTGAAGAGCTATGGGGTCAACTCCCTGGGGCTCCAGCGCAAGGGTTTCAGCCAGGAGACCATCGAGGCCCTCTCCCATGCCCACCGGGTGCTCTTCCGCAAGCAGCTTCGGCTGGAGGACGCCCTGCAGATGCTGGACGAGGAGGGAGCCACCCAGGTGCCGGAGGTGGCCTACCTGGTCCGGTTCATCCGGGAGGCGGAGCGCGGTATCCACCGCGGCTGAGCGCCACCCCCCCACTGTCCGGAGCCGGGAATTTTCCCCGGCTCCGCGTCTGTCTGCGCCCATGCGTGAGATAATCCCTCCCCTGACCGGAATCCAAGGAGACCCATGACCGGAACCCGCCGCTTCGCCAACATCGCCCTCGTGGGTCTGCCCAATGCGGGCAAGTCCACCCTGCTCAACGCCCTCGTGGGTGAGAAGCTCGCGGCGGTGAGCCAGATGCCCCAGACCACCCGGGGCCGCATCCTGGGCGTGGTCCAGCGGGGCGAGACGCAGCTGGCCTTCCTGGATACCCCGGGTGTCCACAAGGCCCAGCATGCCCTCAACTTCCGGATGCTGGAGCACGTGGACATGGTGCTCACCGAGGCGGATCTGATCCTCTGGGTCGTGGATGCCGACGGCTTCCTCGGGCCCGGGGAGCAGGAGTTGGCGAAGCGCCTGAAGGGCTCCCGTCAACCCGTCTACCTCATCCTCAACAAGGTGGACCTGCTCTCCAAGGGGCGTCTGCTGGAGAAGATCGTGGCCTACAAGGACCTCTTGGAGTTCCGGGAGATCGTGCCGGTGGGCGCCAAGCTGGGCCAGAACCTGGAGCCCCTCTGGGCCCTCCTGGAACGGGACGCCCCCGAGGGTGAGTGGCAGTACGACGAAGAAACCTTCACGGACCAGACGGAACGGGCCATGGCTGCCGAGTTCATCCGGGAGAAGGTGCTGCGCAAGACCCGTGAGGAGGTCCCCCACGGGGTGGCAGTGCTCATCAGCCGTTGGATTGAGGCCGGGCACGACGACTATCCCGAGGATCTGGACCCCGAGGGGCTCTATCTCGAAGTCGAGATCCTGGTGGAGCGGGCCGGACACCGCAAGATCCTCCTGGGCTCGGGCGGCGAGATGATCCGGGATATCCGCCAGAGTGCCCAGCGCGAGCTGAAGAAGCTGCTCCAGCGCCCGGTGCGTCTGGACCTTCACATCAAGGTGGACGAGGGCTGGCGCGATCGCCCCGACAAGCTGGACCGACTGGGACTCTGATGAACACATCTGCGCCCTCCCTGGTCATCCTCACCGGCGCTGGCATCAGCGCCGAGAGCGGTCTCCGGACCTTCCGGGCCTCCGATGGGCTGTGGGAGGAGCACCGGGTGGAGGATGTGGCCACCCCCGAGGGCTTCGAGCGGGATCCCGGGCTGGTCCAGCGCTTCTACAATGATCGGCGCCGCCAGCTGAGGGAGGTGACCCCCAACGCCGCCCATGAAGCCCTGGCGGAGCTGGAGCGCCACTGGCAGGGGGACTTCCTCCTGGTGACCCAGAATGTGGATGACCTCCATGACCGGGCGGGGAACCGCAAGCTTCTCCACATGCATGGCGAGCTCTACAAAGTGCGCTGCCAGCGCTGTCGGGGGGTCTTCCACTGGGAGCAGGACTTGCACCCCGTGGCCGCCTGTCCCAGTTGCGGCTCTCTGGGGGAGATGAGGCCCCACATCGTCTGGTTCGGAGAGATGCCCCTCCATATGGAGCGGATCGGCGAGGCCCTCTCCACCTGTGATCTCTTCATGGCCATCGGCACCTCGGGCAATGTCTACCCCGCTGCGGGCTTCGTGGGGATGGTGCCCTCCCGGGCCCGCCGCATCGAGGTGAACCTGGAGCCCTCCCAGGTCTCCCGGGCCTTCCCAGAGCACCGGACCGGTCCGGCCACCCAGACCGTGCCGGCCCTGGTGCAGGAGCTACTCGGTCGCTGAGTCCCCGCCCAGGAGCCACACCTCCGGCGGGCCCGAAGCCTTCCGCAGGGCCTCCTGGGCCCGGTGGAGGGCTCTGCCGGCTGTGAGGTCATCCCGGTCGGGGTCCCGCCCGGGGTCCCAGAGGGTGGCCCCCATGGGGACCCGGCCGATCCGCTCCCGGATCCGTTCCAGCAGGATCGAAGCTCCGGCTTGCGGGGTCCTGGGGAGGAGCAGGAGAAAGCGGTCGTGCCCCATGTCCACCAGGAGGTCTTCGCCCCGCAGGGCCTCGGCCACCTCCCGGAGCTTTTTCCGCGTCTCCCGGGTGAGGGTGAGGTCCCAGCGCACCACGGACATGCTCTCCCCCCGGCGGCGGGCCAGATAGAGATTGGCCTTGAGCCAGATGTCCAGGTAGCGCAGGTTGGGGAGTCCGGTCCCCCTGCACTCCAGGGCGCTGTCCTCCACCACCGCCGTGGTGAGATCCAGGGCGTCCCGGGTCATCCGCAGCTCGTGCTTGAGGGCCTCCACCTCCAGGGTCTTGCCGAAGAGATCCGCCATGGCGTTGACCATGCCCACGGCCGCCCGGGTGAAGGGGCTGCGATGGAAGCTCTGGACGCTGAGGGTCCCGATGACGAGGTTGCCCTGGCGCAGGGGGGCCCCGATGTAGGAGCGGATGCCCAGCTTCCGCCAGCCGCTGTGCTCCTTCCAGCGAGGGTCCCGGGAGGCGTCGCGGATCACCAGGGTGCGGGTTGGGTTCTCCAGGACCAGGGGGCAGAAGCCGTCCTTCACATCGTGGATGCTGGGGTCGGGGGCCTGGCCGTCCGCCGTGGCCCACCAGAAGGCTTCGAAGCCCAGATCTCCCACCCGGCTCATGACCGCCCTGTCCGCATTCAACTGCCGTACCAGGAGGTCGAGACCATGGCAGAAGAGGGCTCCCGGGTCCGGGAAGGCCTGCTCGACCAGGTTCCCCAGGGCACCGAGGTGGTCCGGGTGCGCGTGGTTGGTCCGGGCCCTGGGTTTTCTCTCCGGTTGCGGTGCGCGGCTCATGGCGGGGGATCACTCTTCCCCAAGTTCGGTCGATGCCGGAGCGGCGCCACCATCATGCGGAAGTTTTCCGGACCTGGATGCCATGGCGGCGCAGCTTGCTGTAGAGCGTGGTCCGGCTGACGCCCAGTTGGCGGGCGGCCCGGGCCAGGTTGCCCCCCTCCTGCTCCAGGGCCTTCAGCAGGGCGCTCCGCTCAGCCTCTTCCAGGGGGCTTGATGCCTGGGGGGCAGGCAGGCTCCCCTCCAGGCGATCCGCCATGACCTGCTGCACATCCCCGGCGGTGATCTCCCCATCGGTGTCGAGGGCGCTCAGCCAGTTGAGCACATTGCGGAGCTCCCGCACGTTGCCGGGCCAGTCGTAGCTCATGAGGGTCTGCAGGGCTCCCGGAGACAGGGTGAGCTGGAACTGCGCCCGCCTGGCGAGGTGTTCCACCAGGGCGGGGATGTCCTCCCGGCGCTCCCGGAGGGGTGGGATGCGGATCTCTGCGTTGCTCAGGCGGTAGTAGAGATCGGGCCTGAACTTTCCGCTGCGGCAGCTCTCCTTCAGTTCCTGGTTGGTGGAGGCGATGATGCGGGCATTGAGGGGAAGCAGGCGGGTGCCCCCCAGGCGTTCGTACTCCCCTTCCTCCAGGACCCGCAGCAGCTTGCTCTGGAGGCGGAGGTCCATGTCGCCGATTTCGTCGAGGAGGATGGAGCCGCCGGAGGCCAGCTCGAACTTGCCCTTCTTGGCGGCCACGGCTCCCGTGAAGGCCCCCTTCTCATGCCCGAAGAGCTCGGACTCCAGGAGGTCGTTGGGGATGGCGGTGCAGTTGATCTTCACGAAGGGGCTGAAGGTGCCCCCCAGGAGCTCGGAATGGAAGGCGCTGGCCAGGATCTCCTTGCCGGTGCCCGTCTCTCCCAGGATCAGGACCGGGTGGATCTGCTTCAAGGCGACCCGGCGGCAGTGGTCGAGCAGCTTCCGGGTGACGGCGCTCCCCCCGATGAAATCCCCGAAGGTGTAGTTCGAGTCGATGCGGGCCACGGCGCTGTAGATGTCCTGGCTTTCGGCGCCATGCCCCTCGTTGAGGCTGGCGATGATCTTCTTCAGGCTGGCCATGCTGCGGAAGTGCAGCACACCGATGGCGCCCACCACCTTCCCCTGCCAGAGGACCGGGTGGATGTCCGTCAGGCACTTCCTCCCCTGGATCACCACCAGCAGCCCCCGGACCCCCTTCCCGGTGGCCAGGACCTGGCCGAAGGGGCTGGCGGTGTCCAGGAAGCTGATGTGCCGCCCCACCACAGCGGCCTGGGGCCTCTGGACGAGATCCGCAGACCCGTGGGTGTTGTGGAGGATGGTGCCCTGGGCATCCAGCACCACGGCGGAGTCGAAGGCGGTGTCCAGGAACTGGTCCAGAACCCCACCCCGGGTCCGGAGGGCTTCGGGGGTCATCTCCAGGTGCATGGGACCTCTCTCAGAAATGAACATGTTCAGTTTACATCTGTTCTGAAAATGGACATGTCCTGATTTGGAAAATGAATGGGGATGTCCGACATCCTCCATGGAGAGGGCTTAGTGTGAAATTCCTCTTTGGCACACTTCCTGAATTACAAGGTGCATCACCACGGGTTCGGCTGAACGGGGTCCCTGCCATCAGGCGGCCTGGGTTCCCTCTGTCCGGACCTCCTGCAGAAAGGATGCATGATGCGCAGAGAACTCACTGACTCCGACAAGGCCCAGCCCTACGCCCACTGGTTTGATCGGCCCATCACCCCGGCCCCGGCCGAGGTCTATGCCGAAGTCGCCAAGAGCCCCCTGGACCCGGCCATTGCCCTGCCCGTCACTGAGCGTGACCAGCTTCTCAAGCCCGGCTATCTGCCGGTGGAGCGGGGCTATGCCCTGATGCCCGATGGCAGCTCCTTCATCGCAGGGCTGACCAAGATGCCCGGGGTCACCACCGACATGCTGGAGTGGTGGTTCTACTGGCATGGGCTCCAGGGCTTCCGCTACGCCATCTGGGATGCCGACGATCACTACGATGTCCGGGTCAGCCCCGAAACCATCCGGCGGCGCCTGGACCCGAACCTCTCCATCCGGGAGCGGGGCTGGAACACCACGGACATCGTGCTGGAGGATGTGGGCACCGGCCCCATGCTCCTGGACATCTCCTTCATGTCCCCGGAGTCCTTCGGATACAGCGTCGCGGCCTTCGAGAAGGGCGCCACCGGGGCCATCAGCGCCAACATCGGTCTCCACGGCGAGACCCCCATCGGCTGCTTCTCCCATGTGGCCCGGGGGATTGAGGGTGGGATCGAACTCCGCAGCCGCTTCTGGATCGGTCACTACATGGCCGACGGCAAGCCCGTGCGTGTGGCGGACAAGATGCCCGCGGGATTGGCGGAAGCCCTGGCCAAGGCCCTCTCCACCCACTGCCCCAAGGAATATCACAACCTCGCTGCCATCCTGCCGGGCGTCTACGCAGAGAACTCGCCCATCGTTGACAGGCTTGAAGATTATATTAAATAATAATTAAAAAAAGGAGCGCATATGAGTTCCGAAATGACAGCAGCGGCTCCGGCCAGGGAGCGTACTGGCTTCGGCTCCTACGGCTGGGTCATGATCCTGTTCTCTCTGCTGATGTACTTCGCCTATGCCGGCTGGGTGGCGGATGGCCTCAACATCTTCACCTCCGCCTTTGCCGGGAGGAACGGCTGGGATGTGGCCAAGCTGCTCTCTCTGGTGGCCCCCGGTGGGCTGATGGGGGTGGTGGGCGCAGGCTTCTTCGGGGAGGTGGTCGTCAAGAAAGGGCCCCGCTTCGTGTTGACCCTGTCCCTGGTCTGCATGGCAGGTGCCGTGCTCTGGTTCGGTCGCATCACAAGCCTGTGGGAGTTCACGGTCTCCTTCATGGTGATCAACTTCTTCGCATCGGGTTTCGGCTTCATTGCGCCGGGCACCCTGATGAACAACTGGTTCCCCCGGAAGAAGGGCATGGCCCTGGCCATCGCCACCTCGGGCTTCCCCCTGGCGACGGCCCTCTTCGTGCCTCTGATCGCCCTCATGTTCAACCGCATGGGCATTGCTCCGGCGACGGCCACCTGGGGCGTCATCTTCCTGCTGGCTGCGGCCCTGGGCTTCGTGATCGTGAAGGACAACCCTGAGCAGATCGGGCACTATCCCGACAACGATCCCAGCGAGGACCGGGCCAGCCTGGACGAGCTGGAGAACTACAAGAGCCCCTTTACGGTGAAGCGCCTTCTCAAGGACCGCGACATGTGGCTCATCTCCTTCGGTTGGGGCTGCCTCTGGCTGGTCACCATGGGCATCGTGGTGCAGCTCGTGCCCCGTCTGATGAGCCTCGGCTACACCCAGGCCCGGGCCATCGCCTTCCTGTCCACGGCCGCGGTCTGTGCCATTCCCGGTGGCCTGCTCTGGGGCTGGCTGGACCAGCGCTTCAGCACCAAGGTCGCCAGCTTCGTGTACGGGGTCCTCTACATCCTCACCCTGTTCATGCTCATCTTCCAGACCCGGAGCATGGCGGCGACCTTTGTGACCGTGGTGTTCGTGGGCATCGGCCTCGGCGGGATCAAGAACCTGCTGACCTCCATGGTGAGCACCGTATACGGCCGCTTTGATTTCGGCGCCGCCTACCGCTTGGTGGTGCCCATCTCCCTGATTGTCCGCACCCTGTGCTTCCCGATCATGGGGATCGCCCTCCTGGCCTTCAAGAGCCTTTCGGGAGCCTACGCCATGTTCATCGTGGTCGATGTGATCGCCTTGATCCTGATCTCCCTCACCCGGGGCACCTGCAAAGGCAAGACGCACTGAACACCGGTCGTTCCACCTTGCGGGCCGCCCACGGGCGGCCCTGTTTTCTTTGAGGGGGCGATGATGGTGATTGAAGATTTTGATTGCTTGGGAAGGTAATGCCTATTGCAGGGAGGCCGGGATCTGGATTAGTGTTAGTCGCTGGACTAAAACGCGAAATCTTTTGTCATGGGAGACTTCTATGTCTCAAGGCGAGGCTTTACTCTCAGATGGCTCCGATTCGGGACGCCGCGGCTTCGGTGCCGCTGGTTGGCGGATGATCCTCTTCTCGGTCTTCATGTACTTCGCCATGGCGGGCTGGTGCGCCGACGGGATCAACATCTTCACGCCGGCCTTCGCCTCGCGGAACGGCTGGGAGGTGGCCAAGCTCCTGACCCTGGTGGCCCCGGGGGGCATCATGAGCGTGGTGGGCTGTGGCTTCTTCGGGCAGCTCGTCATCAAGAAGGGACCCCGATTCGTCATCACCCTGACCCTGGTGGCCTCGGCGGCCTCCCTCCTCTGGTTCGGGCGGATCTCCCACCTCTGGGAGTTCGCGGTGGCCTACATGGTGATGAACTTCTTCATGGCGGGATTCGGTTTCATCGCTCCCGGGACCTTGATGAACAACTGGTTCCCCCGGAAGAAAGGCATGGCCCTGGCTATCGCCACGGCTGGCTTTCCCCTGGCCTCAGCCCTCTTCGTCCCGCTGATCGCCTACATGTTCGGCCGCTACGGCATCACCGGCTCCACGACCATCTGGGCGGTGGTCTTCCTCGTGGCCGCACTGGTGGGCTACCTTCTCGTGCGGGACAACCCGGAGGAGATCGGATGCTATCCCGACAATGATCCGAAGGCCGACCGAGCCTCCATTGAGGACCTGGACAGCTACCAGAGCGACTTCACGGTCAAGCGCCTGCTGAAGGATCGCGACATGTGGCTGATCGCCTGCGGCTGGGGTGCCCTCTGGTTGGTGACGGTGGGCATCGTGGTCCAGCTCGTGCCCCGTCTGACCAGCCTGGGCTACCCCCTGCCCAAGGCCATTGCCTTCCTCTCCATCGCCGCCGTCTGCGCCATTCCCGGCGGACTGGTCTGGGGCTGGCTGGACCAGAAGCTCGGCACCCGGAAGGCCAGCCTGATCTACGGGGCCATGTACATCGCGACGCTGGTGCTGCTCATCACGCAGTCCGGCAGCCAGGTGATGACCTTCATCACGATCCTCTTCGTGGGCATCGGCCTGGGGGGCATCAAGAACCTGCTGACCTCCATGGTGAGCACGGTTTACGGCCGCTATGACTTCGGGGCGGCCTTCCGTCTGGTGATCCCCATCTCCATCATCGTCCGGACCCTCTGCTTCCCCATTATGGGCATCGCCATGGCGAAGTTCGGCTCCCTGACCGCGGCCTACGTCATCTTCATTGCCGTGGATGCCATCGCCCTCCTGCTTGTCCTCTCCAGCCGTGGCACCTGCAAGGGGCGCACTAGCCTGTGAAGAAAAAGTCGGTTTCTGTCCGCGGATGAAGGGGATGGACGCCGATGGGGTGCCTGGGGGCAGGTTCCGGGAGGAGGTGCCCTGTGGACGCGCCAGCGCGTCTCAGGGTCACCTCACTCCGGAACGCCATCGGCGTGGATCGGCGTCCATTGGCGGACAAGAAGGCCTTTGGTATTCCCGTCTCGGCGGCCCTGCTGAAAGCTGTCAGGCTGGGGCAGGGAGGACCCATGACCCCGCGCGAAGCCCTTTCCGGACTCGACCTCCAGGTCTACACCGCCACCTGGTGCCCCGACTGCACCCGCCTGTCCCGCTGGTTCAAGGGCCAGGACATCCCCTACACCCCCGTGGACATTGAGTCGGTGGAGGGTGCCGCCGAGAAGCTGGAGGGGGAGACCGGCAAGCGCGCCATCCCCTTCATCCTGGTCAACGGAAGGCATTGGGTCCGGGGCTACCACAAGGAACTGCCCCAGCGCTTCGATCCGGCTCTGCTGGTCCAGGAGCTGCTGGCGTCGGGAAGGGCCCTCACGAGCCGATCCTGACCCGTCGGGTGCCGGACTGCTCCAAGCCGACACCAACAGGTATCACGGGCTCTCGATTCTGCTGAAGCAGGGGGCCGGAGGGCGCCCTGCTTCAGTAGGCCATCACCCGGATCTCCGGATCCACCTCATCCCGCAGCACCCCCTCGATGAAAGCCAGGGTCCCCCCGGCCGCGCTGGGGCAGGAGCCGCAGGCGCCCTGGTACTGGATCTCCAGCAGGGTGCCATCGAAGGAGAGGATCTCGAGTCCGCCGCCATCCCCCTCCAGCCCCGGTTTGATGCGGCGCTCGATGACCTCCTCGATGCGGGCCAGCTTCTCGTCGGTGCTGCCCGCAGGCGCGGAGCGCCGCTCGCCCTCCTCCGGGCTGAAGTCTTCGATCCGCTCGCAGATGGGGTCGATGAGATCGCTCCAGTCCGCATCCGGGTGCTTGTTCACGGTGACGAAGCGATCCATGTAGAAGACCGAGGTGACCTTGCCCTGGGCGAAGATGCCCGAGGCCAGGGTGTCGCCGATGGCGCTGGCGAAGTCCCGGAAGGAACGGATGCCCTGGCGCAGGAGCGGGGCATCCGTGACGAACTTGAGGGCGTCGGGATTGGGAGTTGGCTCGATGTTCACAACCTTGGGCACGGGAGACCTCGCACTTCAAAGTTTACCGTTTCTGTCGGGATTGGCCATCCCGATTGGCCTTGTCCGATGCAAGTGGGTGCGGGAGTGGCTACCATGAAGGATTCCCCCGTTGGGGCCGAGGTCGTCTCGTTTTGGCACTTGGAAAACTGCTCAGCTCCGGAGCCCGGACGCCCCGCCACCTTTTGGGGCGGCCTGAGGCCCAGGCCCAGGCGGTGGCCCGGCTGCCCTGGATCATGTGGCCCATCTTCGTGTGGGCCTTCGCCATCTTCCTGAGGCTCTTCTGGCTCCAGGTGGTGGAGCATCACCGCTATCAGGTCCGGGCCTCCCAGCAGCACAACGTTGAGGTCCCCATCCCTCCCATCCGGGGTGAGCTCCGCGACCGGCGGGGGGTTTCGCTCGCCATCTCCATGCGCATGGAGAGCCTCTTCTGCAACCCCCAGACCTTCTATCCCGATTACCGCAATACCAAGGGGCAGGAGCGCTATTGGGGCGAACCGGATCGGGACAAGGCACGGGAGGTGGCGGATCAACTGGCCCCCATCCTCGGGGTGAGTGAGCGCGCCCTCATGGAGAAGCTGCTGCGCAAGCGGCCCTTTGTCTGGATCGAGCGGCAGCTCGGACCCACCAAGGTTTCGGCCATCAAGGACCTGAAGCTGGAGGGCGTGGCCTTCCTCCCCGAGTTCAAGCGGAGCTATCCCCGGGGCAGCCTGGCCTGCCAGATCCTCGGCTTCACCAACATCGACGGGATCGGTCAGTTGGGCATCGAGCGGGCCTACAACGACCAACTGGCGGGCAAGCCCGGCGAGCTCATCGCCCCCCGGGATGCCAAGGGCCGACTCCTGATCCTGGAGGAGAACTTCGCCCAGGTGCCCGTGAACGGCTCCACCCTGCAGCTCACCATCGATGCCACGATCCAGCACCTCGTGGAGGAGGCCCTCCTGGAGGGGGCCCGCAAATACAAGCCCAAGACCGCCTATGCCGTCGTAATGGACCCGAACACCGGCGAGATCCTGGCCATGGCGGGGACCCCCTTCTTCGACCCCAATCACATCGTTCCCCCCAAGTTCATGAACCGCAGCGAGAGCGAGTGGAGCGCGGCTGACCGGGAGGAATACCAGCAGGAACTGGAGCGGGGCAACGAGGCGCGCAGGGTCCACCCCGTGGAGGACAGCTACGAGCCCGGGTCCACCATGAAGATCTTCACTCTGGCCATGGCGCTGGAGGAGCGCAAGGTCCACCTGGGAGAGCGGGTGGACTGCGGCGGTGGGCGCTGGAACTATGGCGGGGGCCTGACCATCACGGACACCCACCACAACGGGGCCCTCACCTTCGAGGAGGTGCTCTGGCTCAGCTCCAATGTCGGCGCCGCCAAGATCGGCACCCGCGTGAATCCTGCAACGCACTACCAATATCTGAGGAAATTCGGG
The sequence above is drawn from the uncultured Holophaga sp. genome and encodes:
- the lpxA gene encoding acyl-ACP--UDP-N-acetylglucosamine O-acyltransferase produces the protein MGIEIHPSSVVSPQAELADGVVIGPFCVVEGDTRIGRGTRLRSHVIVGPHTEIGEDNVLYPHCAVGMEPQDLKYRGGPTRLVVGDRNTIRENATIHRGTEDGGGITRVGSDNLLQVGAHIAHDCQVGSGCILAQVSSLAGHVTMGDGCILGAYSAIHQFCRMGDHAFTGAYTVLTMDVLPYMKTVGTREVKSYGVNSLGLQRKGFSQETIEALSHAHRVLFRKQLRLEDALQMLDEEGATQVPEVAYLVRFIREAERGIHRG
- the era gene encoding GTPase Era; the protein is MTGTRRFANIALVGLPNAGKSTLLNALVGEKLAAVSQMPQTTRGRILGVVQRGETQLAFLDTPGVHKAQHALNFRMLEHVDMVLTEADLILWVVDADGFLGPGEQELAKRLKGSRQPVYLILNKVDLLSKGRLLEKIVAYKDLLEFREIVPVGAKLGQNLEPLWALLERDAPEGEWQYDEETFTDQTERAMAAEFIREKVLRKTREEVPHGVAVLISRWIEAGHDDYPEDLDPEGLYLEVEILVERAGHRKILLGSGGEMIRDIRQSAQRELKKLLQRPVRLDLHIKVDEGWRDRPDKLDRLGL
- the cobB gene encoding Sir2 family NAD+-dependent deacetylase, whose translation is MNTSAPSLVILTGAGISAESGLRTFRASDGLWEEHRVEDVATPEGFERDPGLVQRFYNDRRRQLREVTPNAAHEALAELERHWQGDFLLVTQNVDDLHDRAGNRKLLHMHGELYKVRCQRCRGVFHWEQDLHPVAACPSCGSLGEMRPHIVWFGEMPLHMERIGEALSTCDLFMAIGTSGNVYPAAGFVGMVPSRARRIEVNLEPSQVSRAFPEHRTGPATQTVPALVQELLGR
- a CDS encoding GAF domain-containing protein, whose protein sequence is MSRAPQPERKPRARTNHAHPDHLGALGNLVEQAFPDPGALFCHGLDLLVRQLNADRAVMSRVGDLGFEAFWWATADGQAPDPSIHDVKDGFCPLVLENPTRTLVIRDASRDPRWKEHSGWRKLGIRSYIGAPLRQGNLVIGTLSVQSFHRSPFTRAAVGMVNAMADLFGKTLEVEALKHELRMTRDALDLTTAVVEDSALECRGTGLPNLRYLDIWLKANLYLARRRGESMSVVRWDLTLTRETRKKLREVAEALRGEDLLVDMGHDRFLLLLPRTPQAGASILLERIRERIGRVPMGATLWDPGRDPDRDDLTAGRALHRAQEALRKASGPPEVWLLGGDSATE
- a CDS encoding sigma 54-interacting transcriptional regulator; the protein is MHLEMTPEALRTRGGVLDQFLDTAFDSAVVLDAQGTILHNTHGSADLVQRPQAAVVGRHISFLDTASPFGQVLATGKGVRGLLVVIQGRKCLTDIHPVLWQGKVVGAIGVLHFRSMASLKKIIASLNEGHGAESQDIYSAVARIDSNYTFGDFIGGSAVTRKLLDHCRRVALKQIHPVLILGETGTGKEILASAFHSELLGGTFSPFVKINCTAIPNDLLESELFGHEKGAFTGAVAAKKGKFELASGGSILLDEIGDMDLRLQSKLLRVLEEGEYERLGGTRLLPLNARIIASTNQELKESCRSGKFRPDLYYRLSNAEIRIPPLRERREDIPALVEHLARRAQFQLTLSPGALQTLMSYDWPGNVRELRNVLNWLSALDTDGEITAGDVQQVMADRLEGSLPAPQASSPLEEAERSALLKALEQEGGNLARAARQLGVSRTTLYSKLRRHGIQVRKTSA
- a CDS encoding phloretin hydrolase, which translates into the protein MRRELTDSDKAQPYAHWFDRPITPAPAEVYAEVAKSPLDPAIALPVTERDQLLKPGYLPVERGYALMPDGSSFIAGLTKMPGVTTDMLEWWFYWHGLQGFRYAIWDADDHYDVRVSPETIRRRLDPNLSIRERGWNTTDIVLEDVGTGPMLLDISFMSPESFGYSVAAFEKGATGAISANIGLHGETPIGCFSHVARGIEGGIELRSRFWIGHYMADGKPVRVADKMPAGLAEALAKALSTHCPKEYHNLAAILPGVYAENSPIVDRLEDYIK
- a CDS encoding MFS transporter, whose product is MSSEMTAAAPARERTGFGSYGWVMILFSLLMYFAYAGWVADGLNIFTSAFAGRNGWDVAKLLSLVAPGGLMGVVGAGFFGEVVVKKGPRFVLTLSLVCMAGAVLWFGRITSLWEFTVSFMVINFFASGFGFIAPGTLMNNWFPRKKGMALAIATSGFPLATALFVPLIALMFNRMGIAPATATWGVIFLLAAALGFVIVKDNPEQIGHYPDNDPSEDRASLDELENYKSPFTVKRLLKDRDMWLISFGWGCLWLVTMGIVVQLVPRLMSLGYTQARAIAFLSTAAVCAIPGGLLWGWLDQRFSTKVASFVYGVLYILTLFMLIFQTRSMAATFVTVVFVGIGLGGIKNLLTSMVSTVYGRFDFGAAYRLVVPISLIVRTLCFPIMGIALLAFKSLSGAYAMFIVVDVIALILISLTRGTCKGKTH
- a CDS encoding MFS transporter, translating into MILFSVFMYFAMAGWCADGINIFTPAFASRNGWEVAKLLTLVAPGGIMSVVGCGFFGQLVIKKGPRFVITLTLVASAASLLWFGRISHLWEFAVAYMVMNFFMAGFGFIAPGTLMNNWFPRKKGMALAIATAGFPLASALFVPLIAYMFGRYGITGSTTIWAVVFLVAALVGYLLVRDNPEEIGCYPDNDPKADRASIEDLDSYQSDFTVKRLLKDRDMWLIACGWGALWLVTVGIVVQLVPRLTSLGYPLPKAIAFLSIAAVCAIPGGLVWGWLDQKLGTRKASLIYGAMYIATLVLLITQSGSQVMTFITILFVGIGLGGIKNLLTSMVSTVYGRYDFGAAFRLVIPISIIVRTLCFPIMGIAMAKFGSLTAAYVIFIAVDAIALLLVLSSRGTCKGRTSL
- a CDS encoding glutaredoxin family protein, yielding MTPREALSGLDLQVYTATWCPDCTRLSRWFKGQDIPYTPVDIESVEGAAEKLEGETGKRAIPFILVNGRHWVRGYHKELPQRFDPALLVQELLASGRALTSRS
- a CDS encoding NifU N-terminal domain-containing protein — translated: MPKVVNIEPTPNPDALKFVTDAPLLRQGIRSFRDFASAIGDTLASGIFAQGKVTSVFYMDRFVTVNKHPDADWSDLIDPICERIEDFSPEEGERRSAPAGSTDEKLARIEEVIERRIKPGLEGDGGGLEILSFDGTLLEIQYQGACGSCPSAAGGTLAFIEGVLRDEVDPEIRVMAY
- a CDS encoding penicillin-binding transpeptidase domain-containing protein gives rise to the protein MALGKLLSSGARTPRHLLGRPEAQAQAVARLPWIMWPIFVWAFAIFLRLFWLQVVEHHRYQVRASQQHNVEVPIPPIRGELRDRRGVSLAISMRMESLFCNPQTFYPDYRNTKGQERYWGEPDRDKAREVADQLAPILGVSERALMEKLLRKRPFVWIERQLGPTKVSAIKDLKLEGVAFLPEFKRSYPRGSLACQILGFTNIDGIGQLGIERAYNDQLAGKPGELIAPRDAKGRLLILEENFAQVPVNGSTLQLTIDATIQHLVEEALLEGARKYKPKTAYAVVMDPNTGEILAMAGTPFFDPNHIVPPKFMNRSESEWSAADREEYQQELERGNEARRVHPVEDSYEPGSTMKIFTLAMALEERKVHLGERVDCGGGRWNYGGGLTITDTHHNGALTFEEVLWLSSNVGAAKIGTRVNPATHYQYLRKFGFGEPTGLGFPGETSGRLLAPDRWSGTTQPTMCYGYGLSVSPLQVLVAGCAIANGGKLMQPYLVQKIYNDQGVLLRENKPMVRGQVISEETAAMMREALKGVITHGTAKEAQLDGGVEAFGKTGTAWKIINGKYAHGHRYASFMGFFPADKPQYGMLFMLDDPAGGGYGGTVAGPLFKQIGDGIMRYRSIGAEEQNPDLRLTLRDWPTSETDEALVHVEVGKVPDVRNLALKSAIQRIVLAGGSPRVVRPGAAASRVFVVAEQSPAPGEALVPGRPVQLVLRAP